A window of Candidatus Saccharibacteria bacterium contains these coding sequences:
- a CDS encoding cutinase family protein, with protein MIKGMAAVLMTGACIAWWGMTGRPAVAGEQSCKSIMVIYARGSGQPAGAMEEQRFRQAVQGVTGLTDKVGYVELGRLMPGTYGNYPAAGVDVRLNQDARIWAPQAVNAIGAKFSVSWLKIGEYERSVLEGKELLFEFLRSEENRAVICAGTRFVMAGYSQGAQVIGEALSDERMRRYDAAILSVQLFGDPRLTYADAAQARPAGSWYRGSADSSVRGILGARSPYVPPSLAEKVGSWCRDQDGICSGTLFFGEHGRYLEREVALAGREAGRRMQQQLASDGTVPLPGCAPSRQDVVLAVELSEAVRSSGFLAEQVMGAEARSMLAGACDSRVAAVGFYAAEPAVPPVVLSDFTDDAAVFAGRVARYAEGHREYVTLRQSAMLEGLLRAAEMDWRTDAQRVVVVHAHSQPAGWNDWQDGRPLYENFADGAALRQVAKRYAGQNIDFRYGLGAMTGRESRAYAGTEQPALDALGDLLGGRHVTYGCSRYCYWRLAGTFAHRPEFRATPLAGTTKDQLWLQTTDLSEGRIGAARQAGGVYYEWDLDCDGLFEISGGSEAEGAAPLRFKRPRQCQGFARVRVAAGVAEGRMAYDSYTAALAINVRPAGEPVAVPPAIAEVRAEPDGAGAVSLSWRAAGHSEHEAVRYLVEADRQQTGQRQLVAVTSERTLVVTDVPAGSLTVTVTPIIAGGDAGVPVASPTVLVANVMPGPDASQAERLQGVQHLRHPVLAATTAPAPAAGSEHVLSGQPTDAATHEQAHPPDGTVRKQHVRSRADRPDVLTLLANGHQSAVGGAAPAITAATALLIAACVFATIRRCRRLRVRPSLPPP; from the coding sequence ATGATAAAGGGAATGGCGGCGGTGCTGATGACGGGTGCGTGCATCGCCTGGTGGGGCATGACAGGGCGTCCGGCGGTGGCCGGCGAGCAAAGCTGTAAGAGTATCATGGTGATATATGCCCGCGGTTCCGGGCAGCCGGCCGGTGCCATGGAGGAGCAGCGCTTCAGGCAGGCGGTACAGGGGGTGACGGGGCTGACGGATAAGGTGGGGTATGTGGAATTGGGCCGCTTGATGCCTGGTACATATGGTAATTATCCGGCGGCGGGCGTTGATGTCCGGCTGAACCAGGACGCGCGGATCTGGGCGCCGCAGGCGGTCAATGCCATCGGGGCGAAGTTCTCGGTGTCGTGGCTGAAGATCGGGGAGTACGAGCGGAGCGTACTGGAGGGTAAGGAATTATTGTTTGAATTTTTGCGCTCCGAAGAAAACCGGGCGGTGATCTGTGCCGGCACGCGGTTCGTGATGGCGGGGTATTCGCAAGGCGCGCAGGTCATCGGTGAGGCGCTGAGCGATGAACGGATGCGGCGGTATGATGCGGCCATCCTCTCGGTGCAGCTGTTCGGGGACCCCCGGTTGACATATGCCGATGCTGCCCAGGCACGGCCGGCCGGCAGTTGGTACCGCGGCTCGGCGGACAGCAGCGTGCGAGGCATCCTGGGGGCGCGCTCGCCCTATGTGCCGCCGTCGCTGGCGGAAAAGGTGGGGAGCTGGTGCCGGGATCAGGATGGTATCTGCAGCGGGACGCTGTTCTTTGGCGAGCATGGCAGGTATCTGGAGCGCGAAGTGGCACTGGCTGGCCGGGAGGCGGGGAGGCGTATGCAGCAACAGCTGGCGAGCGACGGGACGGTGCCGCTGCCTGGCTGCGCACCTTCGCGGCAGGATGTTGTGCTGGCGGTCGAACTGAGCGAAGCGGTACGGAGCAGCGGTTTTCTGGCCGAGCAGGTCATGGGCGCAGAGGCACGCAGTATGTTGGCTGGCGCTTGCGACAGCCGGGTGGCGGCCGTCGGCTTCTATGCCGCAGAGCCTGCCGTCCCGCCCGTAGTGTTGAGTGATTTTACGGATGATGCAGCCGTCTTTGCCGGCAGGGTGGCGCGATATGCCGAAGGCCACCGTGAGTATGTGACGCTGCGCCAATCAGCCATGTTGGAAGGTCTGCTGCGGGCGGCAGAGATGGATTGGCGGACGGATGCCCAGCGGGTCGTGGTGGTGCATGCGCACAGCCAGCCGGCAGGCTGGAATGATTGGCAGGACGGGCGGCCGCTGTACGAGAACTTCGCTGATGGCGCGGCGCTGCGCCAGGTGGCCAAACGGTATGCCGGGCAGAACATTGATTTCCGCTACGGACTCGGAGCGATGACCGGCCGTGAATCCCGGGCATATGCAGGCACCGAGCAACCGGCGCTCGATGCCCTGGGTGATCTGTTGGGCGGCAGACATGTGACATACGGCTGTTCACGGTACTGCTACTGGCGCCTGGCGGGCACTTTTGCCCATCGGCCGGAATTCCGGGCTACGCCGCTGGCCGGTACGACAAAAGACCAGCTGTGGCTGCAGACGACCGATCTGTCCGAGGGGCGCATTGGGGCCGCCAGGCAGGCCGGCGGAGTGTACTACGAATGGGATTTGGACTGCGACGGCCTGTTCGAGATCAGTGGCGGCAGTGAGGCCGAGGGTGCCGCTCCGCTGCGCTTCAAGCGGCCGCGCCAGTGTCAGGGATTTGCCAGGGTGCGGGTGGCGGCGGGTGTTGCCGAGGGGAGGATGGCGTATGACAGCTATACGGCAGCGTTGGCTATCAACGTCAGGCCGGCAGGCGAGCCGGTTGCCGTGCCGCCGGCAATCGCTGAGGTGCGGGCCGAGCCGGATGGGGCTGGCGCTGTCAGTCTTTCCTGGCGGGCGGCTGGCCATAGCGAGCATGAGGCTGTGCGCTATCTGGTTGAGGCGGACCGGCAGCAGACTGGTCAGCGGCAACTGGTGGCCGTGACATCCGAGCGCACCCTGGTCGTCACCGACGTACCGGCCGGCAGCCTTACCGTGACGGTCACGCCGATAATCGCGGGAGGAGATGCGGGCGTGCCGGTTGCCAGCCCGACCGTGCTGGTGGCGAATGTGATGCCTGGGCCGGATGCGTCGCAGGCAGAGCGGTTGCAGGGCGTGCAGCACCTGCGTCATCCCGTCCTTGCTGCAACGACGGCGCCGGCGCCTGCCGCCGGGTCTGAGCACGTGCTGTCCGGGCAACCCACAGACGCAGCTACGCACGAACAGGCTCATCCGCCCGATGGCACTGTCCGTAAACAACATGTCCGCTCCCGCGCCGACAGACCGGATGTACTCACCCTGCTGGCGAACGGACACCAGTCTGCGGTGGGCGGTGCGGCGCCGGCAATTACTGCCGCAACCGCACTTCTCATTGCCGCTTGTGTCTTTGCTACAATCAGAAGATGCCGCAGACTCCGCGTAAGACCATCACTACCCCCGCCGTAA
- a CDS encoding A/G-specific adenine glycosylase — MPQTPRKTITTPAVTLQPHEVADFRAVVTGYFSTHRRDMPWRHTADPYRIMVSEIMLQQTQVARVIPKYEQFIQRFPDVTALAGAPLADVVAAWVGLGYNRRARFLHQAAAMVIEAYGGEFPTDSAGLQSLPGIGSNTAGAIMAYAYNRPVVFIETNIRTVYIHHFLSDESAVADAAIRHLLEQTLDETHPREWYWALMDYGTHLKATRPSNLAQSRHYKKQSRFEGSLRQVRGAIVRELAGGAMPEESLRQTINDTYAAAGERFDPALSALLAEGMVERHGTMISLTGSGQVS, encoded by the coding sequence ATGCCGCAGACTCCGCGTAAGACCATCACTACCCCCGCCGTAACCCTTCAGCCCCATGAGGTGGCCGATTTCCGAGCGGTTGTGACTGGCTATTTCTCGACACATCGCCGTGATATGCCCTGGCGTCACACTGCCGATCCGTACCGCATCATGGTGAGTGAGATCATGCTGCAACAGACCCAGGTGGCACGCGTCATTCCAAAGTACGAACAGTTTATACAGCGGTTCCCTGATGTGACTGCCTTGGCCGGGGCGCCACTGGCCGATGTCGTGGCCGCCTGGGTCGGCCTGGGCTATAACCGCCGGGCGCGTTTCCTGCACCAGGCGGCCGCCATGGTCATCGAGGCGTATGGCGGCGAGTTCCCGACTGACTCAGCGGGACTGCAGTCGCTGCCGGGTATCGGCAGTAACACTGCGGGCGCGATCATGGCCTATGCCTACAACCGGCCGGTCGTCTTCATTGAAACTAACATACGCACTGTCTATATCCACCATTTCCTCAGTGATGAATCCGCCGTGGCCGACGCAGCCATCCGTCACCTGCTGGAGCAGACGCTTGATGAGACGCATCCGCGCGAATGGTATTGGGCCCTGATGGATTACGGCACTCACCTCAAGGCCACCAGGCCGAGCAACCTGGCGCAAAGCCGGCACTATAAGAAGCAAAGCCGTTTTGAAGGGTCGTTGCGGCAGGTGCGCGGTGCCATCGTGCGTGAGTTGGCTGGCGGTGCTATGCCCGAAGAGTCGCTGCGCCAGACAATCAACGACACGTACGCCGCCGCCGGCGAACGCTTCGACCCAGCCTTGTCTGCGCTCCTGGCCGAGGGCATGGTTGAGCGCCACGGTACCATGATTAGTTTGACAGGGAGCGGCCAAGTATCATAA